One Papaver somniferum cultivar HN1 chromosome 10, ASM357369v1, whole genome shotgun sequence genomic window carries:
- the LOC113315030 gene encoding histone H2B.3-like — MAPKTEKKPAEKKPAEKKPAEEKKAEKAPAEKKPRAEKKLPSKDASSTDKKKKKSKKSVETYKIYIFKVLKQVHPDIGISSKAMGIMNSFINDIFEKLAAESSRLARYNKKPTITSREIQTAVRLVLPGELAKHAVSEGTKAVTKFTSS; from the coding sequence ATGGCGCCGAAAACAGAGAAGAAACCAGCAGAGAAAAAACCCGCAGAAAAGAAACCCGCCGAGGAAAAGAAAGCAGAAAAAGCACCAGCAGAGAAGAAACCCAGAGCTGAGAAGAAATTACCAAGCAAGGATGCTTCATCaacagataagaagaagaagaaatcaaagaaatcGGTTGAGACATACAAGATCTACATCTTCAAAGTTCTGAAACAAGTCCATCCTGATATTGGTATTTCAAGCAAAGCAATGGGAATCATGAACAGTTTCATTAATGATATCTTTGAGAAACTTGCTGCTGAGTCGTCCAGATTAGCAAGGTACAACAAAAAACCAACTATCACTTCTCGAGAGATTCAAACTGCTGTTCGTCTTGTTCTTCCTGGTGAATTGGCTAAACATGCTGTTTCTGAGGGTACCAAAGCTGTTACCAAATTTACAAGTTCTTAA
- the LOC113315494 gene encoding uncharacterized protein LOC113315494, with protein MNFLIKKGEREGVNEDIRLEKRFRVSAAESGDKSVSNTTVYKKDIQTSLSFTAKDNPTQASQMESQHYFISSHAECSESGQVISFEKSAVHFSKKTKPEVVEALTQVIGVKIMSFKEKYLGSPLILGHSKKESFKSIKENFEHRFSAWSKSSLSQAGRGTMIKHVLNSVPVYQMGTFKLPNNLIQQLTFIERKFFWVYNNNMGSNSIAWVNIRKPKKVGGLAFRDLEKLNLALLTKITWRICIESSSLMSQVLGSKYFKGRELIHQNISAKNCSYTWNGITKGLNIVKDNYFMEINMAGKSKSGKIDGYLCQNMEHIIFDCKHAIAVWRGININIDVVSEDCNSVSEWVISCLSLPLQQSTVYAIDPHANRSV; from the exons ATGAATTTCCTGATCAAAAAAGGTGAAAGagaaggagttaatgaagatattAGGCTTGAAAAAAGGTTTAGGGTCTCTGCGGCTGAAAGTGGCGATAAATCTGTCAGTAATACCACTGTATACAAAAAGGACATTCAAACTTCACTATCTTTCACTGCAAAAGATAATCCAACACAAGCCTCACAGATGGAGAGTCAG CACTATTTCATTAGCAGTCATGCTGAATG CTCTGAGTCTGGACAGGTAATCAGTTTTGAAAAGTCTGCAGTTCATTTCAGTAAGAAGACCAAGCCTGAAGTAGTTGAGGCTTTAACACAAGTTATTGGTGTTAAAATTATGAGTTTTAAGGAGAAGTATTTAGGATCACCATTAATTCTTGGACATTCAAAAAAAGAATCTTTCAAGtccataaaagaaaattttgagcACAGATTTTCTGCATGGTCAAAATCTTCTCTTTCACAAGCAGGAAGGGGAACAATGATAAAACATGTTCTCAACTCTGTCCCAGTATATCAAATGGGTACTTTTAAGCTTCCAAATAATCTCATTCAGCAGTTAACTTTTATTGAGAGGAAATTTTTCTGGGTTTATAACAACAACATGGGTTCTAATTCTATAGCATGGGTCAATATTCGTAAGCCTAAAAAAGTTGGTGGCTTAGCTTTCAGAGATCTAGAGAAACTCAATTTGGCTCTCCTCACAAAAATTACATGGAGAATATGTATTGAATCAAGCAGTCTGATGTCTCAAGTATTGGGTAGTAAATACTTTAAAGGTCGTGAGTTAATTCATCAAAATATCTCAGCAAAAAATTGTTCTTATACTTGGAATGGAATTACAAAAGGATTAAATATTGTAAAGGATAACTACTTCATGGAGATTAACATGGCAGGAAAATCAAAATCTGGAAAGATAGATGGATACCTA TGTCAAAACATGGAACATATTATCTTTGATTGCAAACATGCTATAGCAGTTTGGAGGggtataaatataaatattgatgtTGTTTCAGAAGACTGCAATTCTGTGTCTGAATGGGTAATTAGCTG CCTTTCATTACCTTTACAACAATCGACGGTGTACGCTATCGATCCACATGCAAATCGATCCGTATGA